The DNA segment ATGATCCCAGAAACGATTCTGCCAGCATTTTCCGACAGCATCATTCTTTCTCCACCTTAATGCATAGCGCAGTTTGAAATTTCGCATAATATCGGAGATATTTGCACTTTCAACGTCAATAATGGTATGGAAATGGTCGGGCAAAATCACCCATGCGACGAGCGGAATTGTCATCCAACAGGACCAGAACAGAGAAAGATCATCGAGAAGAAACCGATTTCTGTTGTGGGTTACGACGGTAACAAAATATTGGCGATTTTGGAGGTGGTATCGTCTCAGAGTTTTCATTTTATGTTTTATTTTAGGCTCCGCCATAATTATGGGATTATTTGCTGACAGATTATGTCATAAACAAGTATGGAAGATGTCGGGTTTCTCCTCCCGGCTGTTGCCGGGATTCGAGACCCGACCTACAATTTGGCCTCAAGGATTTTTTCTACTGCCAGGCGTATGGCAGGGAGGGGGAAGGTTTTGCCGGCAAAGAGGTTAAAAACCGTCATTTTTTTCAAATTTTGCACAATTTTCCGCATTTTTTTATTGACATTTTAGCCCACTTTTCCGACTATTATAATAGTCAGGTTTTTGACGGAAAATCTTATAAAAGTCCGGTTGGGAGGACTTTTGGCAGACTTAGCAAGACGACATCATTTTTATTCCGAGCATTCTAATTTTATATCCGGGTCGGAGTGTATCTATCCCGGCGTCGGCGGCCGGATGAGCGCCGCCTTTTTATTGTACGAAAAGGAAATTTCCAGATAGATAGATTGGTTTGATAATGCACCGTACAACTTCAACCTCACACCGTTAATCATGAAAAAGTGAGGTCATATATGCGAAAGAAAATATTCCCCTTATTTCTTATAGTCATGGCGTTATTGCTGATATTCAATTTTTCCTATGCAGGAGAAGGATTTCGAATCAAAAATACGCAATCGGTCCAAATTGACACAAAGAGTGATCACCCATGGGGTGATCCCACCAGTTCGGCATCATGTCAGCAATATATCATATATGGTAATAATAATTATGATACAGAAAAACCGATTGATGGGAGTATTCCCTATCGAATTCATTTTGTAAAGCGCTCATTCATAGACTGGATTTCAAACATAATTGGATTTGTTGGTAATTGGAATGCCGGAACCCACAGATGAATTATAGTAATTGTGCTATAGATAAATGGTATATATGACAATGACCAACATTAGGATTCCTCACGTAAATTTACATAACGGGTGAGGCGAGATATGATTAAGAAAATATTGTTATCATTATTAATACTAGCGGCGTTATTGCTGATATTCAATTCTTCCTATGCAGGGCAGGGGTTTCGAATAGTAAATCAGCAATCGGTTTATCATCCTATAGTATATGGTTTTCCATGGGAGGATCCTCAGCAATCCGCCAATGGCACGGCACAATTAAAGGGAACCGAACCCTGGGTAACGGCGCCAGCCCATACAACAAACGATATTGATATATGGACAAAGACCAAATTCTTTTTCATAACAAGAGGCTATTTACTCTCAAATTGGATTTATTTTTGGTTCATTGATGAAGAATCAACTAAAGACATGGTCATGATTCGGTGAGAATGCGGAAGCAGGGGTTTTGATTTGAAGAATTATATTTTGGATAAATGGTATATATGACAATGTCCAACATTACGATTCCTCACGTAATTTTACGTAACGGGTGAGGCGAGATATGATTAAGAAAATATTGTTATCATTATTAATATTAGCGGCGTTATTGCTGATATTCAATTCTTCCTATGCAGGGGAAGGGTTTAGAATCAAAAATACGCAATCAGTATTCGATCCCACTTTGTATGCTCACCCTTGGGACGATCCGGTCGCTTCAAGTCAGTCCGCTATTAGTCGAAGTTGGGACAATTACGGAATGTCGGATAGAAACGCATCTTTAGGGGCGAAATTCATTAATACTTTCGTCAGCGTTATGTTCTTTTTAAATGGCAATGCGGTCTATATTAATTGGATTACAAATGCATCGGAAAATAGCAGAGAAATTAGATCAACAATTATCCGAGATTGATGCCCTAATTCGAGCCAGGAAATTTTCTGAGGCTCAAGAGAAAATTGATATTGTGCATCATGTCGAAATCAATCAGAAGGAATACGCTTACTTTTGCCTTTTAAAATCGGAATTGGCATTGTTCAGGGGCGACATAGATATACAAAAGGAATTGGACCATGCCATTGACTATTATAGACCAAGCAGTGATAATGAGAAATTCGCTCAAGCCAAATTTTTAAAGGGTTGGTTCCTGATTGTAACGGGCCGACCAAAGGATGCCCGGGAGGAATTATTAGAGTCTTATATTGGATTTAAGAGGGCTGATAATATGGAGGGGCAGGCCCGCGCCCTAAATAGATTGGCTTTTTTGGCGCAAAATGAAGGTGAGATGGATTTGGCTGTTGAATATCTTGGCAAATGTGCAAATCTATATTTATCAGCCGGGCTCAATGATCGCGCACATATTTTTTCAAATAATCTCGCCCTAATATTATTTTTGTCCGGCCGCATCAAGGAGGCATTGGAGCAGTTTCGTTCAAATTTGGACCGCTTGAGAATAATGGGTCAGGACTATCAATTAAGGCATCATCTGAGATATGGGCTTGCTCTTGCATTCAAGGGTGAGCTTGAAGAATCTTTCGTGCAAATTGACGCCGCCAGATTACTAACTGAGGGCTTCAAGAGAGAGGAAGCCATTTATTACGAATATTATGGATGGATGAACTGCCTTAGCGGAAATTATGTTATGGCCGAAAAGAAATTAATAGTTGGTCTCGGGGTGTCTTCGGCCATGGGATCTGTTACGGATCATATCTCCCAGACCAAGCGGCTTTTGGCTGATGCTTATCTTGGGCTCGGGAAATTCGAACTCGCCCAAAAATATGCCGAGGAAGCGCTAACGGTCGCGGAAAAAATCAACGAACGGGCCGAAATCGCCGCCTGCTATCGGGTGTTCGCACGGACCGCGCTGAATGACGGCGATAAAGAAAAGTCCCGGCAGTGGTTCGGCAAAGCAATCGACCTTTTCGCCATGATTACTTCGCGCTATGAGTTGGCGGTCACCCGTTACCTGGCGGCGCTCTCCGGGCTGTATCAGAACGGCGAAAGGTCGGCCATGCTGTATCTGGCCAAAGAGTATTTCGAAGCCGAAGAAATTAGGCCGTATATCGATAAAGTCAACGCCGCCCTGGGGCCGGCCGTCAGACCGAAACCGACTGTCCGCGACGGCGAACCTATTCCGGTTTTTATCGCCGAATGTCCCGGCTCGCGCAAAATCAGGGAGATGGCCGAGAATGTCGCCGCCTGCGATATGACGGTGCTTCTCACCGGCCCGACCGGTTCCGGCAAGGACCAACTGGCCCGATATATCCACTGGTATTCGGGGCGGACCGGGGAACTGGTGACAGTCAACTGCGCCGCCATTCCCGAAACGATGGCCGAGGCGGAATTGTTCGGGGTGATGCGGGGGGCCTATACCGGGGCTGATAAGGACAAGCCGGGCCTGTTTGAAATGGCCGACGGGGGGACGATTTACCTGAATGAAATCGCCGAGACGGCCCCGTCGTTCCAGGCCAAACTTCTGGAGATAATCGAGAGCAAGACCGTGCGCCGTCTGGGGAGCACCGAGCCGAAAAGAATCAATTTCCGGATAATCGCCGCCACCAATCAAAATCTGGAAGAGACTATGCGGAACGGCAAATTCCGGGTTGATTTGTATCATCGTTTGAACGAAATCCCGATTCTTCTGCCGCCGCTGGCGGAACGGGCCGACGATATTGCGGCGTTGGCGCGATATTTTCTGGTAGAGGCCGGGTTCGATTTCGAGCACAACGGCAACCGCGATGATTTCGATGCCTTCTGCGCGCTTCTCTCCCGCCGTGACTGGCCGGGCAACATCCGCGAACTCCGCTCGGAGATCAGGCGGCTGTATCAATACTGCGGCAACAGCCTTGGGGATATGGCCCAATTGCTCAGTGTCACAATACCGACGCCCGAGGAGATCCTGATGAAAGCGCTCGAAGAAGCGGAGGGAAATCAATCGGAAGCGGCGCGGCGGCTGGGAATATCCGAATCGGGCTTTCGGTACCGATTAAAAAAATCAGGTTTATCATAAATTGGACCTCGCAATGCTGCGAGGCCAACAATCTCAAACTCGCAGTACTGCGAGTTTTATTTTGTACGGGATTAGGGAGGGGCAGCGGATGACCCGGCATAATTTGTTGTTTTGCAATAGATTAGCATGATGACCCAGGCTCCTCTGGTTTTTGGCACGCCATTGGCTTATGCGCCTTTTGTAGTCCAAAACCAAAAACCTAAAGGAGGATGGGATTATGAAAGGTAAGGTAATCGCATTATTTGCGGCATTGATTCTAACATTGATTCAATCTGTAGTATTTCTTGGATGTGAGCGACGCGAATCCAATAGCGTTGGCTATGATGAAGATACTGAGAAGGGCATAGATCTGGTGTCTGGACAGCCCAATCAGGATCCTTCAAATTTAAACGAGGGCGAACTCCAAGGGATGGTATATGACTCCATCGGCTCAGGTTCTTATTTTATGACATTGGAAAATGGCATGAACATTTATTACGTTGGAAAGCATAATACCGGCGATACCTTGGCATTCCAATTTAGAATTCAAAATGATCAGGGTTATTCGGGTATCCAAACCCTACTCATAAATTCCCTGAACGGTGCCGCTTTATATGGACCTGATGGGCAAATGAAGGTTAATTATTATAGCCAAATGCTGGACGAAAATCGGGCTATGGTATCCGCTATAGCAGAAAATGATACGCTGCAGATATTGCAGGAAAAAATTGGCGAGGTGACGCGCGGCACTTTTACCCTGAATGGCAGCAGCCAATCAATTGAGTTCGCCAATGCGGATGAGGCATATCATGCGAAAGAAATTTACCTGGCCTATAAGGAAAATAATCGACTTTCTGAGTTTAGTGGAAATGATCAATTATTAATTGAAAAAATGCAGCAAATGGACGAATTCCTGTCAAATTCAAATGCATTTGAAAACAACTCTAATGTCAATGTCGCCGTGAATTTGATGAGCAGCACTGAATTTCTGTATTGGAGCCTGGAGAATAATCCAAATCTTGTGAATGAATGCAATAAGGATTGCCTATGTAATCTCGCGTCTTTGATAAGTTTAATAGCATGCACGTTTTCTTGGACCGTGGTGGGGGCAGTGGTTTGTATTATAGCCGCTGGCTTGGCCTTGGCTTGTGCAATTGCTCGCTTTATCGAAGATTTCTTTTTATATAAAATGGATCCCCAGGAGGAATTAAATATAGTTTAAATGCAGATTTTTGAGTGAAATTCAAGATTTTTTGTGAGAAATTGAAATTATCTGTTAATAATAAAACCATGATATTTGAATCAAGGAGGAAAAATGACTGTGTTGCCGATTTTTTCGTCAATAATTATAGTTTGTGGATTAGGCGTGATAATTTCCGCCTTCAAGTACCGGACAGTGCAGGGAAATGCTCTTATGACCCTTTTCCGGAAGAGTGAGGGCGGGCGTTGGTGGGCCACCAAGGATAAATTTACGCCCAAAGGATACCGGCTTTTTAGAATTGGCTCGTGGCTCGCGGCCTGCGGAGCATTAGTCTTGCTTATTTATCAAATGGCGTAATCAAAATGCTGCGCAGAGGTAGATCACATGATCCAAATGCTTGTTCTATCCTTATTATTGGAAACCGCGGGAATCATTTGCGTCGTGCCGGCCCTAAATAATCGAACCGAATCGTGCCCGCCATTCGCTCTGGACAGCATTCGTTTCAAATACTTAAAGCCGGTCTGGAAAATAAAGAGCTGGTTCACTCCCAAGGGCTACAGGCTTTATTTATGGGCTGTCGGATTTTGGGCAACCGGCGCACTTTTGGGAGCGATATATTGGTTTGCCAAAAGCTAGAAAGGCAATGGCGTTTACGTCTATGCAGATTATTTCGGCAATATTAGTATTTTTGGCTATGAATCTTCAAGGGGAGGGACAAAGCAAAAGTGAGGTCAATTTTCATTTGGAGAAAGGCAGAGTGCTGGCCTCAGAAGGCAAATTGAACGCGGCTGAAAATCAATATTTAATGGCCATCAAAAAAGATTCGCTATGCGCCGTGGCATATTCGAATCTGGGAACCTGCTACTACAGGCAAAACGCTTTAAAGCCGGCGGAGAGGATGTTCTGTAAGGCGCTGGCACTCGATTCGACTCTGGTTGAGGCCAAGCAAAATCTGGGGATAGTTTACTATAGTCTGGACAAAGTCAGCGATGCCGTAAACCTCTGGCGGTCCATTCTGGCGCACGATTCCTCGTACGGCGACCTGGCGCGGATCCACTTGTTTATAGGGATCGCCTATTTGTATTCGCCGGAAATTGTCGGAGCGGATTCCTTCGTCGTAATGGCCCTGGAGCAGTTCAATTTGGCGCTGGTGATCGATCCCGGTTCCGGTGAGGCGCATTTTTGGAAAGCCAAGGCCAGGGAATTAATTCCGGATTTACCAGGTGCGATTGCGGAATATAAAATGGCGACGGAACTGAATCCGAAATATGGTGAGGCCTATAATCAATGGGGTGTGCTGCTTTACCGGGATGAGGCATATGCCGCGGCCTGGGATAAATTTACCGAGGCTGTTTATTGCGATCCCGGCAATGCAATCTTCCACTATAACCTCGGTCTGACTTATTTGGCGAGAAACATGCGCTTTGAAGGCGAGGAGGAAGTTCAGAAAGCATATAAACTCAACCCGCATCTGGAGGCCTCATCACAGCCGATCATAATCGATCCGGCCGCGGTTGCTTTCGGTAAGCGCTGAAAGTTTCGGGAAGGCATATAATGCCATTATGATATCTCTTCAGATAAGGAGTTTTGATGAGAACTGCATTACTATCACTGAGTCTAATACTCCTGGTATCCGGCTTTGTGCTCGGCTTTATCTCAAGGAAATACCGAACTCCCAACTCCCCGCCGATACCATCATTCAATCCCATTCATTGGTTTCAGCCGTGGAAAATAAATGAATGGTTTACTCCCAAGGGGGTCAAATTATTCATGACAAGTTACACCTGCATTATTGCCGGGATCGCCCTGTACGGTCTGGCGGAGGGATTCCCATCGCTATTTAAATGATGTGAACCGGTATTGAGAGAAAAATTCAGAACAGTGAGGGGATAATGAAATGTTAAGGTATTTCATCCGCGGGATTATTCTTGCGATCATGTATTGGGCTTTATTTACCTTCGTGGTATCCAGTAATTTGGACTGGCCGAAAGGATTATTGATCGCGGCGCTGATTGGGCTTGTAGCGGGCGGGTTGGACCTTATAATAAATAGAACGTTCTTTACAAAACGGACGCAATGAAATCAGTGACCCGCGATTGAACACTCTAACGCTAACGTTTCAGTATTTTTGGTGTATTATTGGAACGTTGCCGAGATATTCCCTCAATATTGGCAATGTGACTTTTGCCGAAAGGTCATGAATGAGATTATTTGGAAAAAGACTCTTTGTAGGACTCGCCATCTTAGTTCCGATCGCTGTAATTCTCAATTTTCTGGGGATATATCTTATGAAAATCGGCTATGGCGATGAATTTATAATGTTCACGGCCATTTCTATGGCTTTAAGTATTGCTTTAAGGATAGAAGACAAAATTTATCCGCATCAATGCAACACCGAAGGCAAATGAAATTGCCGCCCTTTGCGGAAAAATAGCCGGTGGGCCAATATAAAAAATGGAGTTGACAGAATCTAATTCTCCCGTATTTTGAAATAGG comes from the Candidatus Zixiibacteriota bacterium genome and includes:
- a CDS encoding hypothetical protein (Evidence 5 : Unknown function): MIQMLVLSLLLETAGIICVVPALNNRTESCPPFALDSIRFKYLKPVWKIKSWFTPKGYRLYLWAVGFWATGALLGAIYWFAKS
- a CDS encoding hypothetical protein (Evidence 5 : Unknown function), which encodes MTVLPIFSSIIIVCGLGVIISAFKYRTVQGNALMTLFRKSEGGRWWATKDKFTPKGYRLFRIGSWLAACGALVLLIYQMA
- a CDS encoding hypothetical protein (Evidence 5 : Unknown function) — its product is MRTALLSLSLILLVSGFVLGFISRKYRTPNSPPIPSFNPIHWFQPWKINEWFTPKGVKLFMTSYTCIIAGIALYGLAEGFPSLFK
- a CDS encoding exported hypothetical protein (Evidence 5 : Unknown function); the protein is MIKKILLSLLILAALLLIFNSSYAGEGFRIKNTQSVFDPTLYAHPWDDPVASSQSAISRSWDNYGMSDRNASLGAKFINTFVSVMFFLNGNAVYINWITNASENSREIRSTIIRD
- a CDS encoding exported hypothetical protein (Evidence 5 : Unknown function); the protein is MIKKILLSLLILAALLLIFNSSYAGQGFRIVNQQSVYHPIVYGFPWEDPQQSANGTAQLKGTEPWVTAPAHTTNDIDIWTKTKFFFITRGYLLSNWIYFWFIDEESTKDMVMIR
- a CDS encoding hypothetical protein (Evidence 5 : Unknown function), with the translated sequence MQIISAILVFLAMNLQGEGQSKSEVNFHLEKGRVLASEGKLNAAENQYLMAIKKDSLCAVAYSNLGTCYYRQNALKPAERMFCKALALDSTLVEAKQNLGIVYYSLDKVSDAVNLWRSILAHDSSYGDLARIHLFIGIAYLYSPEIVGADSFVVMALEQFNLALVIDPGSGEAHFWKAKARELIPDLPGAIAEYKMATELNPKYGEAYNQWGVLLYRDEAYAAAWDKFTEAVYCDPGNAIFHYNLGLTYLARNMRFEGEEEVQKAYKLNPHLEASSQPIIIDPAAVAFGKR
- a CDS encoding hypothetical protein (Evidence 5 : Unknown function) — its product is MRKIVQNLKKMTVFNLFAGKTFPLPAIRLAVEKILEAKL
- a CDS encoding conserved hypothetical protein (Evidence 4 : Unknown function but conserved in other organisms), with amino-acid sequence MAEPKIKHKMKTLRRYHLQNRQYFVTVVTHNRNRFLLDDLSLFWSCWMTIPLVAWVILPDHFHTIIDVESANISDIMRNFKLRYALRWRKNDAVGKCWQNRFWDHIIRDQNDLNLHLDYIHYNPVKHGLVTNPFDYPHSSLMNFCGKGLYEPNWGIKENMKFGGDYGE
- a CDS encoding putative NtrC family transcriptional regulator (Evidence 3 : Putative function from multiple computational evidences), with product MHRKIAEKLDQQLSEIDALIRARKFSEAQEKIDIVHHVEINQKEYAYFCLLKSELALFRGDIDIQKELDHAIDYYRPSSDNEKFAQAKFLKGWFLIVTGRPKDAREELLESYIGFKRADNMEGQARALNRLAFLAQNEGEMDLAVEYLGKCANLYLSAGLNDRAHIFSNNLALILFLSGRIKEALEQFRSNLDRLRIMGQDYQLRHHLRYGLALAFKGELEESFVQIDAARLLTEGFKREEAIYYEYYGWMNCLSGNYVMAEKKLIVGLGVSSAMGSVTDHISQTKRLLADAYLGLGKFELAQKYAEEALTVAEKINERAEIAACYRVFARTALNDGDKEKSRQWFGKAIDLFAMITSRYELAVTRYLAALSGLYQNGERSAMLYLAKEYFEAEEIRPYIDKVNAALGPAVRPKPTVRDGEPIPVFIAECPGSRKIREMAENVAACDMTVLLTGPTGSGKDQLARYIHWYSGRTGELVTVNCAAIPETMAEAELFGVMRGAYTGADKDKPGLFEMADGGTIYLNEIAETAPSFQAKLLEIIESKTVRRLGSTEPKRINFRIIAATNQNLEETMRNGKFRVDLYHRLNEIPILLPPLAERADDIAALARYFLVEAGFDFEHNGNRDDFDAFCALLSRRDWPGNIRELRSEIRRLYQYCGNSLGDMAQLLSVTIPTPEEILMKALEEAEGNQSEAARRLGISESGFRYRLKKSGLS
- a CDS encoding hypothetical protein (Evidence 5 : Unknown function), whose translation is MRLFGKRLFVGLAILVPIAVILNFLGIYLMKIGYGDEFIMFTAISMALSIALRIEDKIYPHQCNTEGK
- a CDS encoding hypothetical protein (Evidence 5 : Unknown function), which produces MKGKVIALFAALILTLIQSVVFLGCERRESNSVGYDEDTEKGIDLVSGQPNQDPSNLNEGELQGMVYDSIGSGSYFMTLENGMNIYYVGKHNTGDTLAFQFRIQNDQGYSGIQTLLINSLNGAALYGPDGQMKVNYYSQMLDENRAMVSAIAENDTLQILQEKIGEVTRGTFTLNGSSQSIEFANADEAYHAKEIYLAYKENNRLSEFSGNDQLLIEKMQQMDEFLSNSNAFENNSNVNVAVNLMSSTEFLYWSLENNPNLVNECNKDCLCNLASLISLIACTFSWTVVGAVVCIIAAGLALACAIARFIEDFFLYKMDPQEELNIV
- a CDS encoding hypothetical protein (Evidence 5 : Unknown function) produces the protein MRKKIFPLFLIVMALLLIFNFSYAGEGFRIKNTQSVQIDTKSDHPWGDPTSSASCQQYIIYGNNNYDTEKPIDGSIPYRIHFVKRSFIDWISNIIGFVGNWNAGTHR